In the Daphnia pulicaria isolate SC F1-1A chromosome 2, SC_F0-13Bv2, whole genome shotgun sequence genome, one interval contains:
- the LOC124326896 gene encoding tubulin-specific chaperone D-like, with translation MERILNVCGVDQMTLTGIFRTFIDGLENYTLDSRGDIGAFVRESVLTNTSQPDLLEADLIRSVLHAVAKQSTERRNRMLAPNFFSSLVYCDPTIPHIEQLEELRSIIPPPPLDISTEKECFDLWMKVMRLDTYRKAVITGLVSSIGSLTESLVKSSSAPFMSYLRQLVAENKLDELNLVTRDILNVFQENLNSVRLMPYIFNFLDHLLSSGCLDSVFKSMSRSLLTLIRTEMTNGVVDIVGGFVLSPTQR, from the exons ATGGAAAG aATTCTGAATGTCT GTGGGGTTGATCAAATGACACTGACCGGAATATTCCGCACATTCATCGATGGCCTTGAAAATTACACGTTGGATAGCCGTGGAGATATTGGAGCTTTCGTTCGTGAATCG GTATTGACCAACACCTCGCAACCAGACCTACTTGAAGCTGACCTGATCCGCTCCGTATTGCATGCGGTGGCTAAACAATCGACGGAACGTCGTAACCGGATGTTGGCCCccaacttcttttcttctctcgtctACTG TGATCCCACCATTCCTCacattgagcagttggaagaaTTGCGTTCCATCATTCCACCGCCTCCGCTGGACATTTCGACCGAGAAGGAATGTTTCGATTTGTGGATGAAGGTGATGCGGCTCGACACTTACCGCAAAGCCGTCATCACCGGACTTGTTTCCAGCATCGGCAGTCTCACGGAGAGTTTG GTTAAAAGTTCCAGCGCTCCATTCATGAGTTACCTCCGCCAGTTGGTGGCCGAGAACAAATTGGATGAACTGAATTTGGTCACCCGGGATATTCTAAACGTGTTTCAAGAGAATTTGAATAGTGTCCGACTGATGCCGTACATTTTCAACTTCCTGGACCATCTCTTGTCGTCCGGATGTTTGGATTCCGTTTTCAAATCCATGTCACGGTCGCTGTTGACCTTGATTCGTACTGAAATGACTAATGGCG TTGTTGATATCGTCGGTGGATTTGTACTGTCACCTACTCAGAGGTGA